One genomic region from Cydia amplana chromosome Z, ilCydAmpl1.1, whole genome shotgun sequence encodes:
- the LOC134660937 gene encoding 1-phosphatidylinositol 4,5-bisphosphate phosphodiesterase gamma-1 — protein sequence MSSVCYNGGGDRLIHEADQLISYIERGSTVLLFYPRKRPDQRTLSVRRETHQVIWYRSSSGTQQRHAYEGALDIRDIKEVRVGKSSKDFERWPEDTKRLESSKCFTIYYGTEFKLRSASFAAQTDKDCEAWVKGVRFLVDEAINAPYPLQIERWLRKEFYAIENSHEKISLKEVKAFLPKINCKISTSKLRDIFQEVDTNKRGEISFDDFSTLYHKLIFDENNVHDVFDKYSLYCANGTTITLREFQKFLLVEQHDRMGDDEARASQFIRDYLKDPQRDCYEPSFTLMEFIEMLFSKHNSIWDARHDHVTQEMTRPLSHYWISSSHNTYLTGDQFSSESSLEAYVRCLRSGCRCIELDCWDGPDGTPFIYHGHTLTTKIRFMDVLRTIKEHAFITSDYPLILSIEDNCSLPQQRRMAGAFKDVFGDMLLIQPFEKNETSLPSPHDLRRKVILKHKKLPDGAEENSFSIKQEEGKELDLRNTIKNGILLLEDPVDREWHPHAFFLTENKLYYTENYNTQVETDAESDGESETESNASVPQNELHFGECWFHGKLAGNRQEAEDLLRAHAHLGDGTFLVRESVTFVGDYCLSFWRQGKANHCRIKLKQERGLTKYYLIDSICFDSLYSLITHYRQHPLRSQEFLITLKEPVPQPNKHEGKEWFHPHLNRAQAEELLRKANCDGAFLVRPSEKDRGFAISFRTEKEIKHCRIKQEGRLYAIGTVTFESLVELVSYYEIHPLYKKVRLWYPISDDIVRKIISEPDDSSVYGTPGYMDPTSFTSKVTVKALYDYRARQDDELSFCKHAIITNVDKPDAGWWRGDYGGKRHHWFPANYVQEIETRVPDIASCLETDASALGSWQKGVVDVNGAIVDLFVGEEDGSPRWLVRIQSPSMCAPFEMRAPNNELALEWLSAIKEAAHSASARSLQHRKMERTWRIAREMSDLIVYCRSVAFSQDRLRNKGFIYNEMSSFPETKAERLMCQQDNNFFLKYHTIQLSRIYPKGQRIDSSNYSPVQFWNCGSQMVALNYQTADKPMQLNMGKFKENGGCGFVLKPQFMFEEGYNPYDKKSIERKVTPVTVMLRVIGARHLCKSGRGTASPFVEVEIIGADYDSGTKLVTKTVADNGINPVWNDICEFEVFNPELALIRFLVQDEDMFGDPNFIGQATYPLKGLRTGYRSVILTNGYSEELELSSLLVHLKLVQGR from the exons ATGAGTTCCGTGTGTTATAACGGCGGCGGCGACAGGCTCATTCACGAGGCCGATCAGCTCATATCGTATATAGAACGGGGGTCTACGGTGCTGCTGTTTTATCCGCGGAAGAGGCCGGACCAGCGGACGCTGTCGGTGAGGCGAGAGACGCACCAGGTGATCTGGTATCGTTCGTCGAGTGGGACCCAGCAAAGGCACGCTTATGAGGGCGCCCTCGACATCCGGGACATCAAGGAGGTCAGAGTGGGCAAGTCTTCGAAGGACTTCGAGCGCTGGCCCGAGGACACGAAGCGTCTCGAGAGCTCCAAGTGCTTTACGATATATTATGGCACTGAGTTTAAGTTACGATCTGCCTCATTTGCTG CGCAAACGGACAAGGACTGCGAGGCTTGGGTGAAAGGAGTCAGGTTCCTGGTGGATGAAGCAATTAATGCCCCGTACCCACTGCAGATTGAAAGGTGGCTTCGGAAAGAGTTCTACGCCATAGAGAACTCACATGAAAA AATATCTCTGAAAGAGGTGAAGGCTTTCCTGCCGAAGATCAACTGCAAGATATCGACGAGCAAGCTGAGAGATATATTCCAG GAGGTGGACACAAACAAAAGAGGCGAGATCAGCTTCGATGACTTCTCTACACTGTATCACAAGCTGATATTCGATGAGAAC aacGTCCACGACGTCTTCGACAAGTACTCGCTGTACTGCGCCAACGGGACAACGATAACGCTACGAGAGTTCCAGAAGTTTCTACTGGTGGAACAACATGACCGCATGGGAGATGACGAGGCGAGGGCGTCACAGTTTATACGGGACTATCTCAAGGATCCTCAGAGGGATTGCTATGAGCCCTCATTCACACTTATGGAG TTCATCGAGATGCTGTTCTCAAAGCACAACTCCATCTGGGACGCGCGCCACGACCACGTGACGCAGGAGATGACGCGCCCGCTCTCGCACTATTGGATATCCTCCTCGCACAACAC GTACCTAACCGGCGATCAGTTCTCAAGCGAGTCCTCTTTAGAGGCCTACGTAAGGTGCCTGCGGTCCGGCTGCCGGTGCATCGAGCTCGACTGCTGGGACGGCCCCGACGGCACGCCCTTCATCTACCACGGACACACGCTCACCACCAAGATACGCTTCATGGACGTACTGAGAACCATCAAGGAACATGCCTTCATCACCTCAGACTACCCTCTCATACTATCCATAGAAGACAACTGCTCTTTACCACAGCAAAGAAGAATGGCCGGCGCATTCAAAGATGTCTTCGGGGACATGCTCCTAATACAACCTTTCGAGAAAAATGAAACCAGCCTCCCATCCCCTCACGATCTGAGACGCAAAGTCATTTTAAAACACAAGAAACTTCCCGACGGCGCCGAGGAAAACTCCTTCTCCATCAAACAGGAGGAGGGCAAAGAGTTAGACTTGAGAAATACTATCAAAAACGGGATTTTACTACTAGAGGACCCTGTAGATCGCGAATGGCATCCACATGCTTTCTTCCTAACAGAGAACAAGCTGTATTACACGGAGAATTATAATACACAAGTCGAGACGGACGCGGAAAGCGATGGTGAATCGGAGACGGAGAGCAACGCCTCTGTGCCTCAGAACGAATTGCATTTCGGAGAGTGTTGGTTCCACGGGAAACTGGCAGGGAATAGACAAGAGGCAGAGGACTTGCTAAGAGCCCATGCACACTTGGGTGATGGTACATTTTTAGTGAGAGAAAGCGTGACGTTCGTGGGTGATTATTGCCTGTCGTTCTGGAGGCAAGGCAAGGCGAACCACTGTCGGATAAAGTTGAAACAGGAGCGGGGGCTGACGAAGTATTACCTGATTGATTCGATTTGCTTCGACAGCTTGTACAGCCTGATCACGCATTATAGGCAGCATCCGCTGAGGAGCCAG GAGTTCCTGATCACCCTGAAGGAGCCTGTGCCCCAACCCAACAAGCATGAGGGTAAGGAGTGGTTCCACCCGCACCTGAACCGCGCGCAAGCCGAGGAGTTACTGAGGAAGGCCAACTGTGATGGTGCCTTCCTCGTGCGCCCAAGCGAGAAAGACAGAGGGTTCGCTATTAGCTTCCG GACAGAGAAAGAGATAAAGCACTGCCGGATAAAGCAAGAAGGCCGCCTGTACgccataggtacagtcacgttCGAAAGCCTGGTCGAGCTCGTCTCCTACTACGAAATACACCCGCTGTACAAGAAAGTACGCCTCTGGTACCCGATAAGTGACGATATTGTTAGGAAGATTATATCT GAACCCGACGACAGTTCCGTGTATGGGACCCCCGGCTATATGGACCCCACCTCTTTCACGTCCAAG GTGACCGTAAAGGCGTTGTACGACTACCGAGCCCGTCAAGACGACGAGCTGTCGTTCTGCAAGCACGCCATCATCACCAACGTGGACAAGCCCGACGCGGGCTGGTGGCGCGGCGACTACGGCGGCAAGCGGCACCACTGGTTCCCCGCCAACTACGTGCAGGAGATAGAGACCAGAGTGCCGGATATCGCT AGTTGCCTAGAAACGGACGCGAGCGCCCTCGGCTCCTGGCAGAAGGGCGTGGTGGACGTGAACGGGGCCATCGTGGACCTGTTCGTGGGGGAAGAGGACGGTTCGCCGCGCTGGCTCGTGCGGATACAGAGCCCCAGCATGTGCGCGCCGTTCGAGATGCGAGCGCCTAACAACGAGCTAGCCCTCGAGTGGCTTTCAGCTATCAAGGAGGCTGCACACAG cgCAAGCGCAAGATCTCTTCAGCACCGCAAAATGGAACGCACGTGGCGCATAGCTCGCGAGATGTCCGACCTCATAGTCTACTGCCGCTCCGTCGCCTTCAGCCAGGACCGCCTCCGGAACAAGGGCTTCATCTACAACGAGATGTCCTCCTTCCCCGAGACCAAAGCGGAGCGCCTCATGTGCCAACAGGACAACAACTTCTTCCTCAAATACCACACCATACAACTCAGCAGAATCTACCCCAAAGGCCAACGCATAGACTCCTCAAACTACAGCCCGGTTCAATTCTGGAACTGCGGCTCTCAAATGGTAGCGCTGAACTACCAGACCGCCGATAAACCAATGCAATTAAACATGGGGAAGTTTAAAGAAAACGGCGGTTGCGGATTCGTTTTGAAGCCTCAGTTCATGTTCGAGGAAGGCTACAATCCCTACGACAAAAAGAGTATAGAGAGGAAAGTGACCCCTGTGACGGTGATGCTCCGAGTTATTGGGGCGCGGCACCTGTGCAAGTCTGGGCGGGGCACGGCTAGTCCCTTCGTGGAAGTGGAGATCATTGGGGCTGATTACGATTCAGGGACCAAGCTTGTTACTAAGACTGTCG CGGACAACGGCATCAACCCGGTATGGAACGACATATGCGAGTTCGAGGTGTTCAACCCCGAGCTGGCGCTCATCCGGTTCCTGGTGCAGGACGAGGACATGTTCGGAGACCCCAACTTCATCGGGCAGGCCACATACCCCCTCAAG GGCCTACGGACCGGATACCGAAGCGTGATCCTGACCAACGGCTACTCCGAGGAGCTGGAGCTGTCATCTCTCCTAGTTCACCTCAAGCTGGTCCAAGGTCGCTGA